The Artemia franciscana chromosome 11, ASM3288406v1, whole genome shotgun sequence genome has a segment encoding these proteins:
- the LOC136032908 gene encoding ornithine decarboxylase-like: protein MKPDVFNPVRTSTLDPIYVLQPGCDIINMIREIADSGVQEEAFYVLDVGDIVRKHKEWKLKLPRVTPFYAVKCNDNSTVLQVLASLGANFDCASKAEISKVTGLGVSTDRIIFANPAKQMSHIRYAAASGVRTMTYDNDTELYKIKQVHPDARMVLRIRCDAKKAQCQLGVKFGALPKDAPALIRLAHELGIDLVGISFHVGSGCQEPEVFQRAISTAKDLFEYAATLGFQMNLLDLGGGYSGNRGSSVDDVAKIVNAAIDEFFPETSGVQIIAEPGRYYVASAFTLATRIHGRREVTTEDNPLPSYMYYINDGVYGSFNCLLYDHAVCNSQLMNPKEGPLYKCSIWGPTCDGLDCVAQSVDYPLLEVGDWLVWEDMGAYTMAAAGTFNGFDVAKVFPVAFEHTWRYLKELHPLMEGGFVSDAAVFEMIRNTYKEEEKYASASHPCGLITHSAFNSAASFDTDSTSSLSDAESGVIIDSFGELCYDLEVGAH, encoded by the exons ATGAAACCCGACGTGTTCAACCCCGTTAGAACATCTACCCTTGACCCTATTTACGTCCTGCAGCCAGGATGCGATATCATCAATATGATCCGTGAAATTGCGGACTCTGGG GTTCAAGAAGAAGCATTTTATGTGCTTGATGTTGGCGACATTGTTCGCAAACACAAAGAGTGGAAATTGAAGCTGCCACGTGTTACACCCTTTTATG CGGTCAAATGCAATGATAACTCAACTGTTTTGCAAGTTCTTGCTTCACTGGGCGCTAACTTTGATTGTGCTTCAAAG GCCGAGATCTCCAAGGTGACTGGACTCGGTGTTTCCACCGATAGGATTATTTTTGCCAATCCTGCCAAACAAATGTCGCATATACGATATGCCGCTGCCAGTGGTGTTCGTACAATGACATATGATAATGACACTGAACTTTATAAGATCAAACAAGTTCATCCAGACGCTAG aATGGTACTCCGCATCCGTTGCGACGCCAAAAAGGCTCAATGCCAACTGGGAGTTAAATTTGGTGCCCTTCCAAAGGATGCGCCTGCCCTTATCAGGCTCGCACATGAACTTGGTATCGATCTTGTTGGCATTAGCTTCCACGTTGGCTCTGGTTGTCAAGAGCCTGAAGTATTTCAACGTGCTATTTCAACAGCTAAGGATCTTTTTGAGTATGCTGCAACGCTGGGCTTCCAGATGAATTTGTTGGATTTGGGTGGAGGTTACTCCGGCAATAGAGGGTCGTCAGTTGATGATGTTGCAAAGATCGTGAACGCAGCCATTGACGAATTCTTCCCCGAAACAAGTGGCGTTCAAATAATTG CTGAGCCTGGTCGATACTATGTGGCATCAGCCTTCACACTCGCCACCCGTATACACGGCCGTCGAGAAGTTACCACTGAAGACAACCCATTACCATCGTATATGTACTACATCAATGACGGTGTTTATGGTAGCTTCAATTGCCTCCTTTACGACCACGCTGTCTGTAATTCACAGCTTATGAATCCAAAAGAGGGCCCCCTTTATAAATGTTCCATCTGGGGGCCAACGTGTGATGGTCTTGACTGTGTGGCCCAAAGTGTTGACTATCCATTATTGGAGGTTGGTGATTGGCTTGTTTGGGAAGATATGGGCGCTTATACTATGGCAGCTGCTGGAACCTTCAACGGTTTTGATGTTGCTAAAGTATTTCCAGTCGCCTTTGAGCATACTTG gcGTTATTTGAAAGAACTTCACCCTCTCATGGAAGGTGGCTTCGTTTCTGATGCTGCAGTTTTCGAAATGATCAGAAACACATACaaggaagaagagaaatatgcATCAGCTTCTCATCCTTGCGGTCTTATCACCCATTCAGCTTTTAACAGCGCTGCCAGTTTTGATACCGACAGCACATCCAGCCTCTCAGACGCCGAAAGTGGAGTCATTATTGATTCTTTTGGTGAATTGTGCTATGATTTAGAAGTGGGTGCTCACTGA